The Longimicrobium sp. genome segment GGAATGCGTCTCCATCACTCGCGCACGCCGCGGCGCTGCGGCATCGCCGTGTGTACGCCCTGATGCGGGCGTCGGGTCCGCCGTTTGACGCGGACCGCGCGCCACGTATAGCATAGCCACTCGCCTGGAGCCGCGCAGCACATCCCTCACCCCTGCACCGCCGATGTCCGCAGAAGCCCGCGCCCTTCGCCCCGCCCCGTCCGCCGAGCCCTTCTACGTCCCCACCGGCGACGAGGTGGTGCTCTTCGAGCGATGCCACGCGCGCGGCCTTCCGGTGATGCTGAAGGGTCCCACGGGGTGCGGCAAGACGCGCTTCGTGGAGCACGTGGCGTGGCGCCTGGGGCGGCCGCTGGTGACGGTGGCGTGCCACGACGACCTGTCCGCCAGCGACCTGACCGGCCGCTTCCTGATCCGCGGCGGCGAAACCGTGTGGGTGGACGGGCCGCTGACCACGGCCGCGCGCGCCGGCGCCATCTGCTACCTGGACGAAGTGGTGGAGGCGCGGCAGGACACGGTGGTGGTGATCCATCCGCTGACCGACGACCGGCGTCTCCTTCCCATCGACAAGACGGGGGAGATCATCGAGGCGGCGCCCGGGTTTCAGCTGGTGATCTCGTACAATCCCGGGTACCAGCACGCCATGAAGGACCTGAAGCCCAGCACCCGCCAGCGCTTCGTGGCCCTGGAGTTCGATTTTCCCTCGGCGGAGCGCGAGG includes the following:
- a CDS encoding AAA family ATPase codes for the protein MSAEARALRPAPSAEPFYVPTGDEVVLFERCHARGLPVMLKGPTGCGKTRFVEHVAWRLGRPLVTVACHDDLSASDLTGRFLIRGGETVWVDGPLTTAARAGAICYLDEVVEARQDTVVVIHPLTDDRRLLPIDKTGEIIEAAPGFQLVISYNPGYQHAMKDLKPSTRQRFVALEFDFPSAEREAEIVAREGGVDVGLARRLVRLAAAVRRLRDQGLAEVPSTRLLVATARLMAGGIGAEAACRAAFVAPLT